One window of the Natrinema sp. CBA1119 genome contains the following:
- a CDS encoding LLM class flavin-dependent oxidoreductase produces the protein MKVGTGLFPQSVDHAVAFAEFLETETGYEKLWMTDSHQLYVDTYVALACCARATQDLELGTGVTNPVTRHPTVTANAISSVSRIAGGATTLGIGAGDSAVYSIGRTPATVEELRETAVTIERLLDGETIDFDGEPFQLAQRNDAVRVDIAAEGPQTLRMAGEVADGVIFGAGTEPDLVERGLEHVERGTERAGRSLDDVTITLLAPSCVDESRSAAVEKLLDILEPIAYHNFSFSVDDAPAELRAELRELVDRHDMREHGQADAEPTAEISPAVREYLGDRFAVAGTPAECRRRLERLAGLGIDELLIGSPVEEQRAELVRFEETVIEPLAV, from the coding sequence ATGAAGGTAGGAACTGGACTGTTTCCACAGTCGGTCGACCACGCCGTGGCATTCGCCGAGTTCCTGGAAACCGAGACGGGGTACGAGAAACTCTGGATGACGGATTCCCACCAGCTCTACGTGGACACGTACGTCGCGCTGGCCTGCTGTGCCCGGGCGACGCAGGACCTCGAGCTCGGAACGGGTGTAACGAACCCAGTGACTCGGCATCCGACGGTAACGGCGAACGCGATCAGTTCCGTGAGCCGGATCGCCGGGGGGGCCACGACTCTCGGAATCGGCGCCGGCGACAGCGCCGTTTACTCGATCGGGCGGACGCCCGCGACCGTCGAAGAGTTGCGGGAGACGGCGGTCACGATCGAGCGGCTCCTCGACGGGGAAACGATCGACTTCGACGGGGAACCGTTCCAGTTGGCACAGCGTAACGACGCCGTCCGCGTCGACATCGCCGCCGAGGGCCCGCAGACGCTCCGGATGGCCGGCGAGGTGGCAGACGGCGTCATCTTCGGCGCGGGAACGGAACCGGATCTCGTCGAACGGGGCCTCGAGCACGTCGAGCGGGGTACGGAACGCGCCGGGCGCTCGCTCGACGACGTCACGATCACGCTCCTCGCCCCGTCGTGCGTCGACGAATCGCGGTCGGCTGCCGTCGAGAAATTGCTGGATATCCTAGAGCCCATCGCGTATCACAACTTCAGCTTCTCCGTCGACGATGCCCCGGCGGAATTGCGAGCCGAACTCCGAGAGCTCGTCGACCGGCACGACATGCGCGAACACGGGCAGGCCGACGCCGAACCGACGGCGGAGATCTCGCCCGCGGTGCGCGAATACCTCGGCGACCGGTTCGCCGTGGCCGGGACGCCCGCGGAGTGTCGACGCCGACTCGAACGACTCGCCGGTCTCGGTATCGACGAGCTACTGATCGGCTCGCCGGTCGAGGAGCAACGGGCGGAACTCGTTCGATTCGAGGAGACCGTGATAGAGCCGCTCGCCGTATGA
- a CDS encoding hydantoinase/oxoprolinase family protein, with protein MYTLGMDIGGTFTDFTLVDRESGNVTVDKEPTTPANPAEGALTGARRILEENGVAFDDLDTVIHGTTLVSNTLIEGTGATTGLLTTEGIRDTLELRRGSRYDMFDWEMEYPDPLVPRQRRLELNERLNDAGEVVEPLDREEIRERTRTLVEDHNVDSVAVSLLHSYESDEHEQMVAGVIEDEYPDLNVSLSSSVVPVIREYERTSTTVINAYVAPVVADYLEFLRSELESEGFAGEVYMMTSSGGIVDVRTAKAEPVRLVESGPAAGVLASRIFGQNHGNDDVFSFDMGGTTAKGSVVEDGDVRMKYTADVARVHRFKEGSGYDLVSPLIDLTEIGAGGGSIASVNDVGLVEVGPESAGSDPGPICYNQGGEEPTVTDASLLLGYLNPENFYGGRMELAAERTESIFDAELAAPLEVSVTEAAWRVFEVVNENMATAFRRYGASRGIDTRGLSMTALGGAGPSHAFRVARKLDIDEVVCPYGAGVGSSIGLTEAPRMYEASSTSQAALETLTPGDFRRQFDALREEAAAVLERAGIDPAETEASLSLDMRHVDQGHEIKVPLEDRAVDEVTPDVAREAFERTYRETFNRETLEFPVEVLTYRLELGESDPAAETAQLAVPEGGSDEPDSRDVYYGPDDGTIATDVYRWDGLAAGQTIDGPVVVEADQTTVVADPASSVSVADNYDITIEL; from the coding sequence ATGTACACACTTGGCATGGATATCGGCGGTACCTTCACGGACTTCACGCTGGTCGATCGGGAGTCCGGGAACGTCACCGTCGACAAGGAGCCGACGACGCCGGCCAATCCGGCAGAAGGAGCGTTGACGGGTGCCCGTCGAATCCTCGAGGAGAACGGCGTCGCATTCGACGACCTCGACACCGTCATCCACGGGACGACGCTGGTCTCGAACACGCTCATCGAAGGCACCGGCGCGACAACGGGGCTACTGACGACCGAGGGAATCCGCGATACGCTCGAGTTACGGCGCGGCTCGCGGTATGACATGTTCGACTGGGAGATGGAGTACCCCGACCCGCTGGTGCCCCGCCAGCGCCGCCTCGAGTTGAATGAACGCCTGAACGACGCGGGCGAGGTCGTCGAACCGCTCGACCGCGAGGAGATCCGCGAACGGACCCGGACGCTGGTCGAGGATCACAACGTCGACTCCGTCGCCGTCTCGCTGCTGCACTCCTACGAGTCGGACGAACACGAGCAGATGGTTGCGGGTGTTATCGAGGACGAGTACCCCGACCTGAACGTCTCGCTGTCGTCGTCGGTCGTTCCCGTCATCAGGGAATACGAGCGGACGTCGACCACCGTCATCAACGCCTACGTCGCGCCCGTGGTGGCCGACTACCTCGAGTTCCTCCGCTCGGAGCTGGAATCGGAGGGGTTCGCGGGCGAGGTCTACATGATGACCTCGTCGGGCGGGATCGTCGACGTCCGGACGGCGAAGGCGGAGCCGGTCCGGCTCGTTGAGTCCGGACCGGCGGCGGGCGTCCTCGCCTCGCGCATCTTCGGCCAGAACCACGGCAACGACGACGTGTTCTCCTTCGACATGGGCGGCACCACTGCGAAGGGGTCGGTCGTCGAGGACGGCGATGTCCGGATGAAGTACACCGCCGACGTTGCTCGCGTCCACCGGTTCAAGGAGGGGAGCGGCTACGACCTCGTCTCGCCGCTCATTGACCTTACCGAGATCGGTGCCGGCGGAGGGTCGATCGCCTCCGTGAACGACGTCGGCCTCGTGGAGGTTGGTCCCGAGTCGGCCGGCTCCGACCCCGGGCCGATCTGCTACAATCAGGGCGGTGAGGAGCCGACGGTGACCGACGCCTCGCTCCTGCTCGGCTACCTCAACCCCGAGAACTTCTACGGCGGACGGATGGAGTTGGCGGCCGAGCGGACCGAGTCGATCTTCGACGCGGAACTCGCCGCTCCGCTCGAGGTCTCGGTGACCGAGGCCGCATGGCGCGTGTTCGAGGTCGTCAACGAGAACATGGCCACGGCGTTTCGCCGGTACGGCGCTTCCCGCGGGATCGACACCCGCGGGCTCTCGATGACGGCGCTCGGCGGCGCGGGCCCCTCGCACGCGTTCCGCGTCGCCCGCAAGCTCGACATCGATGAGGTGGTCTGCCCGTACGGCGCAGGGGTCGGATCCTCGATCGGGCTCACCGAAGCGCCGCGCATGTACGAGGCCAGCTCGACCAGTCAGGCCGCCCTCGAGACGCTGACCCCCGGGGACTTCCGCCGGCAGTTCGACGCGCTCCGCGAGGAGGCCGCGGCGGTCCTCGAGCGGGCCGGCATCGACCCGGCCGAGACCGAGGCGTCGCTCAGCCTCGACATGCGCCACGTCGACCAGGGCCACGAGATCAAGGTCCCCCTTGAGGACCGCGCCGTCGACGAGGTGACGCCCGACGTCGCCCGCGAGGCGTTCGAGCGGACCTACCGCGAGACGTTCAATCGCGAGACCCTGGAGTTCCCCGTCGAGGTGCTCACCTACCGGCTCGAACTCGGCGAATCCGATCCCGCTGCCGAGACTGCACAGCTCGCCGTTCCCGAGGGCGGGAGCGACGAACCGGACAGCCGCGACGTCTACTACGGTCCCGACGACGGGACAATCGCGACCGACGTCTACCGCTGGGACGGCCTCGCGGCGGGGCAAACGATCGACGGCCCCGTGGTCGTCGAGGCCGACCAGACGACGGTGGTCGCCGACCCCGCCTCGAGCGTCAGCGTGGCTGACAACTACGACATCACCATCGAACTATGA
- a CDS encoding hydantoinase B/oxoprolinase family protein: MSETDDTATTDSAGLETQVLWNRLQATADEMYDAAERLAYSFSIREGADASTAVMTADGDAIGLSDQSVPVLSGALSRTTRLILEDHFPPETLEPGDTIVTNDPWIGGGHLSDVVVLNPVFHNGDLVSIVGSLGHTDDVGGNRGGWSTDAEQVYEEGLLLPPTKLYAAGERNDAVDAIIRSNVRIPHQALGDLEALRSGNTVGEERIREIVDERGPETFNRVAAEVIDRTERALRERLADLPDGTYEDAIEFTVADHDLEIRVAVTIDGDALEVDFDGTSPQVEGGINCPFGNIVTITEYIVKCMLVPDLPNAEGFFRPIEVTAPEGSILNCDRPTATMGRHLIYSRAEDALIRALGQVVPESALSEMAGIQLAPFSGADENGDEFIAVGGTAGGLPPSTDKDGIPGVYFPYNGQNTPIEMFERYSPLRWEETSLVPDSEGAGEHRSGPAMRTSYYNPTDGPVYFALTSGRADDDPAGFRGGRPGKRATTASSKDGKAVPPNGPGVLEAGETLTLVSATPGGFGDPEDRDREAIEVDVERGLITEERARDVYGYEPDES; the protein is encoded by the coding sequence ATGAGCGAAACCGACGACACCGCGACGACCGATTCGGCCGGGCTAGAGACGCAGGTGCTGTGGAACAGACTCCAGGCGACCGCCGACGAGATGTACGACGCCGCCGAGCGGCTGGCGTACTCCTTCTCTATCCGGGAGGGTGCCGACGCCTCCACGGCGGTCATGACGGCCGACGGCGATGCGATCGGCCTCTCCGACCAGTCCGTTCCCGTCCTCTCGGGGGCGCTGTCCCGAACGACGCGGCTCATCCTCGAGGACCACTTCCCGCCGGAGACGCTGGAACCGGGCGATACGATCGTCACGAACGACCCCTGGATCGGCGGCGGCCACCTGTCGGACGTGGTCGTCCTAAATCCGGTCTTTCACAACGGGGACCTCGTCAGTATCGTCGGCAGTCTCGGACACACGGACGACGTGGGGGGCAACCGCGGCGGCTGGTCGACTGATGCCGAACAGGTTTATGAAGAGGGGCTGTTGCTCCCGCCGACGAAGCTCTACGCGGCTGGCGAGCGAAACGACGCGGTCGACGCCATCATCCGGAGCAACGTCCGTATCCCCCATCAGGCCCTCGGCGACCTCGAGGCGTTGCGGTCGGGGAACACGGTCGGGGAAGAACGGATTCGCGAAATCGTCGACGAACGGGGTCCCGAGACGTTCAATCGCGTCGCCGCCGAAGTCATCGATCGGACCGAGCGCGCGCTGCGCGAGCGGCTCGCGGACCTCCCTGACGGAACCTACGAGGACGCGATCGAGTTCACCGTCGCCGACCACGACCTCGAGATCCGCGTCGCCGTGACGATCGACGGCGACGCTCTCGAAGTCGACTTCGACGGGACGTCGCCGCAGGTCGAGGGCGGGATCAACTGTCCGTTCGGAAACATCGTCACGATCACCGAGTACATCGTGAAGTGCATGCTCGTCCCCGATCTGCCGAACGCGGAGGGGTTCTTCCGACCGATCGAGGTGACCGCGCCCGAGGGATCGATCCTCAACTGTGATCGGCCGACGGCGACGATGGGGCGACACCTCATCTACTCGCGGGCGGAGGACGCGCTCATCCGTGCGCTGGGGCAGGTCGTTCCCGAATCGGCGCTCTCCGAGATGGCGGGGATTCAGCTCGCGCCGTTTTCGGGCGCCGATGAGAACGGCGACGAGTTCATCGCCGTCGGCGGGACGGCCGGCGGCCTTCCGCCCAGCACCGACAAGGACGGTATCCCCGGCGTCTACTTCCCGTACAACGGACAGAACACGCCGATCGAGATGTTCGAACGGTACAGTCCCCTCCGCTGGGAGGAGACGTCGCTCGTCCCCGACAGCGAGGGCGCGGGGGAACACCGGTCCGGTCCGGCGATGCGGACATCGTACTACAATCCGACGGACGGACCGGTCTACTTCGCGCTCACCTCAGGGCGCGCCGACGACGACCCGGCGGGCTTCCGCGGTGGCCGCCCCGGTAAGCGAGCGACCACTGCCTCCTCGAAGGACGGCAAAGCGGTCCCGCCGAACGGGCCCGGAGTGCTCGAGGCCGGCGAGACGCTCACCCTCGTCTCCGCGACCCCGGGCGGCTTCGGCGACCCCGAGGACCGCGACCGGGAGGCCATTGAAGTCGACGTCGAGCGGGGGCTGATCACCGAAGAACGCGCCCGCGACGTCTACGGCTACGAGCCCGACGAGTCATGA
- a CDS encoding LLM class flavin-dependent oxidoreductase: MNSGGFVATDSVTDATEYARALERWGWDALWAIDSQQLYTDLYVTLTACARATDDLTLAPGITNPKSRHPSVTANAIASLDQAADGRTVLGIGAGDSAVYSIGRRPASVDELAESAEKLRRLLRGEAVTFGGEPFRLESCRRDVQVYVAAEGPQTLRMAGEVADGVIFGGGPKPETVEELGLANVRRGAKRAGRSLEDIEIVALTPTCVAETRAEAVEKLKPVIEPIAYHNFTFSVEEAPDEVQDDLRSLVDAHDMQEHGDEEADALSDINDEVWEYLGDRFAVAGPPAACRERLRALEKLGVDHVMCLFPPERIAETERFHEAVLEDSELCP; this comes from the coding sequence ATGAACTCCGGCGGGTTCGTCGCGACCGATTCGGTCACCGACGCCACCGAGTACGCTCGCGCGCTCGAGCGCTGGGGCTGGGACGCCCTCTGGGCGATCGACTCCCAGCAGCTCTACACCGACCTCTACGTCACGCTCACGGCGTGTGCGAGGGCGACCGACGACCTGACGCTCGCACCCGGTATCACCAACCCGAAGAGCCGGCATCCCTCCGTGACGGCGAACGCGATCGCCTCGCTCGATCAGGCCGCCGACGGCCGAACAGTTCTCGGAATCGGTGCCGGCGACAGCGCCGTCTATTCGATCGGCCGACGGCCGGCTTCCGTCGACGAGCTGGCTGAGAGCGCCGAGAAGCTCCGACGACTGCTCCGCGGCGAGGCGGTCACGTTCGGCGGCGAACCGTTCCGCCTCGAGTCGTGCCGGCGAGACGTGCAGGTCTACGTCGCCGCCGAGGGCCCGCAGACGCTTCGGATGGCCGGCGAGGTGGCCGACGGTGTCATCTTCGGCGGCGGTCCGAAGCCCGAGACGGTCGAGGAACTCGGGCTGGCGAACGTCCGCCGCGGGGCGAAACGCGCCGGACGATCCCTCGAGGACATCGAGATCGTGGCGCTCACTCCGACCTGCGTCGCGGAAACGCGAGCGGAAGCGGTCGAGAAACTCAAGCCGGTGATCGAACCGATCGCCTACCACAACTTCACGTTCTCCGTCGAGGAGGCGCCCGACGAGGTGCAGGACGACCTCCGCTCGCTCGTTGACGCCCACGACATGCAGGAACACGGCGACGAGGAGGCCGACGCGCTCTCGGACATCAACGACGAGGTGTGGGAGTACCTCGGGGACCGCTTCGCGGTCGCGGGCCCGCCCGCAGCGTGTCGGGAACGGCTGCGGGCCCTCGAAAAACTGGGCGTCGATCACGTCATGTGTCTGTTCCCCCCGGAACGGATCGCGGAGACCGAGCGGTTCCACGAGGCCGTTCTCGAGGACTCCGAGCTCTGCCCCTAA
- a CDS encoding dihydrolipoamide acetyltransferase family protein, with protein MVDVVRIPKLGLSDYGDLVAWEVDIGEPVEAGDVVAVLESEKASAEIEAPASGVLLAQYVEQGEEIAIEVGKPLAVIGEEGESAPSLAALEDGGGDDRSSNADGSATASGDGTAGGEAANGGAASADVKATPRAKRRANEADVDLAGIDGTGPQGAVTESDVEAHLESGEGAPVGDDDESDAGSTTDGKATPRAKRRAEEDGIELSRVDGTGPQGAITEDDVAAFASGGGDDGTDAAAAASGESTDDRLTVTDSRELTGTRKTIAERLSESAREKPHVMGTRDIGIERLEEVRDRLVEERDVDVSLNDLVLHFVGRTLEDLPEFNAHFEDGEHRLIDEVNVGYAVDSEKGLVVPVIDDVPNRDLEDLASERHRLVEAVLENEHAPSDLQGGTFTVTNVGVFDMDVSYSIINPPQVAILALGRRKPIPVERDGDVGFERGMTFSLTIDHRVLDGADSGAFLDCLAEYLEYPGRAFDAV; from the coding sequence ATGGTAGACGTAGTACGGATCCCGAAGCTCGGACTGAGTGACTACGGCGACCTCGTCGCCTGGGAAGTCGATATCGGCGAGCCTGTCGAGGCGGGGGATGTCGTCGCCGTCCTCGAGTCCGAGAAGGCCAGCGCCGAAATCGAAGCGCCGGCGAGCGGGGTCTTGCTCGCGCAGTACGTCGAGCAGGGCGAGGAAATCGCCATCGAGGTCGGGAAACCGCTCGCGGTGATCGGCGAGGAAGGGGAGTCGGCGCCGTCGCTGGCGGCACTCGAGGACGGCGGGGGCGACGACCGGTCGTCGAACGCGGACGGGTCGGCGACCGCATCGGGCGACGGCACCGCCGGCGGGGAAGCGGCCAACGGCGGCGCGGCGTCCGCGGACGTCAAGGCGACGCCGCGAGCGAAGCGCCGCGCCAACGAGGCGGACGTCGACCTGGCGGGAATCGACGGAACGGGCCCCCAGGGGGCGGTCACCGAGAGCGATGTCGAGGCCCACCTCGAGAGCGGCGAGGGAGCACCGGTGGGTGACGACGACGAGTCCGACGCCGGGTCGACGACGGACGGGAAGGCGACGCCGCGAGCGAAGCGCCGCGCGGAGGAAGACGGAATCGAGCTGTCGAGGGTCGACGGGACGGGCCCGCAGGGGGCGATCACCGAGGACGACGTGGCCGCGTTCGCGAGCGGTGGCGGTGACGACGGGACCGACGCGGCGGCGGCCGCGAGTGGCGAGTCGACCGATGACCGGCTCACCGTGACGGACTCGCGGGAACTCACCGGCACGCGGAAAACGATCGCAGAGCGCCTGAGCGAGAGCGCGCGAGAGAAACCCCACGTTATGGGGACGCGCGACATCGGCATCGAACGGCTCGAGGAGGTCCGGGACCGCCTCGTCGAGGAGCGAGACGTCGATGTCTCCCTGAACGACCTCGTCCTCCACTTCGTCGGCCGAACGCTCGAGGACCTCCCCGAGTTCAACGCCCACTTCGAGGACGGGGAACACCGACTCATCGACGAGGTCAACGTCGGCTACGCGGTCGACAGCGAGAAGGGGCTCGTGGTGCCGGTGATCGACGACGTGCCGAACCGCGACCTCGAGGACCTGGCGTCGGAACGGCACAGGCTCGTCGAGGCGGTTCTCGAGAACGAACACGCGCCGTCGGATCTTCAGGGTGGGACGTTCACCGTCACCAACGTCGGCGTCTTCGACATGGACGTCTCCTACTCGATCATCAACCCGCCGCAGGTCGCGATCCTCGCGCTCGGTCGCCGCAAGCCGATTCCCGTCGAGCGCGACGGCGATGTCGGGTTCGAGCGGGGGATGACGTTCAGCCTCACGATCGATCACCGCGTTCTCGACGGCGCGGATTCGGGCGCGTTCCTCGATTGCCTCGCAGAATACCTCGAGTACCCCGGCCGGGCGTTCGACGCCGTGTAG
- a CDS encoding alpha-ketoacid dehydrogenase subunit beta, which produces MTREITYIQAIAEAIDEELQRDEDVILFGEDVEEFGGNFGETEGLYEKHGRDRVRNTPLSEIGIAGMALGAAVGGIRPVAELQFADFAATAGDEVFNQIPKQPYVSGGQIEAPLTIFAPSGAGIGAGAQHSQSVHSWLGNVPGWVVVTATTPYDAKGLFKSAIRDDNPVFFLPHKMLSETKGEVPDEEYTLPLGEAAVEEEGADVTVVATQLMFHRAKEAAAQVDADIEIVNPRTFAPLDTETIAESVRKTGRLVVVDETVERYGTQGHIANEIVENDFFSLDAPPKTIGVKDIPIPLSPPLEQEALPSADRIVDGIESLF; this is translated from the coding sequence ATGACGCGAGAGATCACGTACATTCAGGCGATCGCGGAGGCGATAGACGAGGAACTGCAACGGGACGAGGACGTCATCCTGTTCGGCGAGGACGTCGAGGAGTTCGGCGGCAACTTCGGTGAGACGGAGGGGTTGTACGAGAAACACGGTCGCGACCGCGTGCGGAACACGCCGCTGTCCGAGATCGGGATCGCGGGGATGGCCCTCGGTGCCGCCGTCGGCGGGATTCGGCCGGTCGCGGAACTGCAATTCGCTGACTTCGCGGCGACGGCCGGCGACGAAGTCTTCAACCAGATCCCGAAGCAGCCCTACGTCAGCGGCGGCCAGATCGAGGCGCCGCTCACCATCTTCGCCCCGTCCGGGGCCGGGATCGGTGCGGGCGCGCAGCACTCGCAGTCCGTCCACTCCTGGCTCGGGAACGTCCCGGGCTGGGTCGTCGTCACCGCGACGACGCCGTACGACGCGAAGGGACTGTTCAAGAGCGCCATCCGGGACGACAACCCTGTCTTCTTCCTGCCACACAAGATGCTGAGCGAGACGAAAGGCGAGGTCCCCGACGAGGAATACACGCTTCCGCTCGGGGAGGCCGCAGTCGAGGAGGAGGGAGCGGACGTCACCGTCGTCGCGACCCAGCTCATGTTCCACCGCGCGAAGGAAGCCGCGGCCCAGGTCGACGCCGACATCGAAATCGTCAACCCCCGGACGTTCGCCCCGCTCGACACGGAGACCATTGCCGAGAGCGTCCGGAAGACGGGGCGACTCGTCGTCGTCGACGAGACCGTTGAGCGATACGGAACGCAGGGTCACATCGCCAACGAAATCGTCGAGAACGACTTCTTCAGCCTCGACGCGCCGCCGAAGACCATCGGGGTGAAGGACATCCCGATTCCGCTGAGCCCGCCGCTCGAGCAGGAGGCCCTGCCCTCCGCGGACCGCATCGTCGACGGGATCGAATCGCTCTTCTAG
- a CDS encoding thiamine pyrophosphate-dependent dehydrogenase E1 component subunit alpha, with protein MTQESSVDDELARDLLEEMLRIDVFEEETKERFGEGEIPGFVHLSGGHEGSHVGMGAAMGDDDWLAVGGARLIGQYIAKGVPLPEIMAELFGRVGGSNKGHGGQMHVSDIDRRLYGHAATIGSGQNPAVGLGLAEQMKGTDNVAVTTIGDGGTSRGSFHTALVFAAYWDLPVVFVIENNEWAISTPAESLSPDHLSDYGVPHNMPTESIDGSDVEEVYHTVSEAIERARNGGGPTVIESRVVRLVPHFEGDKETYRDEEAYERAKEEKDPIENYRERLLENGVITEDEIADMVANIEAEVEEAVAFARESPEPEPEAAYDHVYKTPLYGQGDRS; from the coding sequence ATGACACAGGAGAGTAGCGTCGACGACGAACTGGCAAGGGACCTCCTCGAGGAGATGCTCCGCATCGACGTCTTCGAGGAGGAGACGAAAGAGCGGTTCGGAGAGGGAGAGATCCCAGGATTCGTACACCTCAGTGGCGGCCACGAAGGATCGCACGTCGGGATGGGTGCAGCAATGGGTGACGACGACTGGCTGGCCGTCGGTGGGGCCCGCCTGATCGGCCAGTACATCGCAAAGGGCGTGCCGCTCCCGGAGATCATGGCGGAACTGTTCGGCCGCGTCGGGGGATCGAACAAGGGCCACGGTGGGCAGATGCACGTCTCCGACATCGATCGGCGGCTGTACGGTCACGCCGCGACGATCGGCTCCGGGCAGAACCCCGCCGTCGGGCTCGGGCTCGCAGAGCAGATGAAAGGCACCGACAACGTGGCGGTGACGACCATCGGCGACGGCGGAACGAGCCGCGGCTCGTTCCATACGGCGCTCGTCTTCGCCGCGTACTGGGACCTGCCCGTCGTGTTCGTCATCGAGAACAACGAGTGGGCCATCTCGACGCCCGCCGAATCGCTGTCGCCGGACCACCTCTCGGACTACGGCGTCCCGCACAACATGCCGACCGAGAGCATCGACGGGAGCGATGTCGAGGAAGTGTACCACACGGTCTCCGAGGCGATCGAACGCGCCCGCAACGGCGGGGGACCGACGGTCATCGAGAGCCGCGTCGTCCGCCTCGTCCCCCACTTCGAAGGGGACAAAGAGACCTACCGCGACGAGGAGGCCTACGAACGGGCCAAAGAGGAGAAAGACCCCATCGAGAACTATCGGGAGCGGCTGCTCGAGAACGGCGTTATCACCGAGGACGAAATCGCAGACATGGTCGCGAACATCGAGGCGGAAGTCGAGGAGGCCGTCGCGTTCGCTCGCGAGAGCCCGGAGCCCGAGCCGGAAGCGGCCTACGACCACGTCTACAAGACCCCTCTCTACGGACAGGGTGACCGATCATGA
- a CDS encoding SDR family NAD(P)-dependent oxidoreductase, producing the protein MRRLLDETAVITGNVSSLGRATADRFAEAGVDIAGTDIDADGGEETVERIEANNGGGMDALFSNAGIGEARSVQA; encoded by the coding sequence ATGCGCAGGTTACTAGACGAGACTGCAGTCATTACGGGCAACGTATCGAGTCTCGGACGCGCGACGGCAGACCGGTTCGCCGAGGCGGGCGTCGACATCGCCGGTACCGATATCGACGCTGACGGGGGCGAGGAGACCGTCGAGCGGATCGAGGCGAATAACGGCGGCGGGATGGACGCCCTGTTCAGCAACGCCGGCATCGGCGAGGCACGGTCCGTCCAGGCGTAG